The Sphaerochaeta globosa str. Buddy region GTATGACTGGAAGGAAACGAAGCCTCCATCGGTCCTGCAATCAAATGGGGTCGGTAGTTTAGAATGCAGGTTTCAAAGAAAAGGTAAAGCGCCAGTACCCCTATATAAAAGGCTCCCAGAATGAGCAGGGAGACATCTACACGGCGAAAGCTCTTGCCCTTGACCAGTTGGAAAAAGCCGACTGCGGCAAAAAGGCAGGCGGTGAGCAATGCTGCGATGCCAAGCCAATCAGTTATCACATACCAAAGCAGATGGGTTCCCATACAGTGATGGAATGCTGTATTGATGGTTGCCAGACCAACCAAGGATTGCTCTATGCCAATAGGCTGGACATCCAATGTGAGCAGTAAGACAACCAAGAGCAAAAACAGGAAAAGAAGCAGAAAAGCCGTTCGTACATCTCGTTTCATGATCGTACCTCCAGCCACCCATTGTGCACGGATGGCTGAAAGACACCACAAACTCTGCTTTACAGAGCGATACTTTGCGTATCATCACCGTTTTATGAGGATGAAACCCTTTGCCACCACCAAACAAAGCACAAACGTACTGGGATATGGCTGACGGCAGTTTACAAGCAGCAGCAAGAGCAATAAGGAAAGAGTGAGAGAAATCTTCAAAATCCGGCTGCCCCAGATTTCTGAAAGTCGTGACTGTAGTGCAAGCTCGACTACACCGAAAGCGGAGGGCAGTATAACGAGAGCCATCATCAGCGGCTGGAGAAAGAGCGCGATTGGATAGAACGCATACAAGGTAAACGAATGCCCTTTCCCATCCGCAAAGATGGGTAGAAAAACCAGAAGTACACACAGGACATCGAGGAGGCCGAACATAAGGGTGTGGGATTGTCGTACGGTATTCTTCACTTCAGTCTGGGCCAAGGCCACCAGCTCGTTGGAACCAAGAAGCTCATCAACAGAAATCCCAAACAAACTTGCTAATTGCTGTAAGGAACCGAGGTTGGGAAGCCCCCTACCCGTCTCCCATTTGGAAATGGTAACTCGGGAGACGAATACTTTTTCTCCAAGCTGTTCCTGCGTAAGGCCGTAGGACGACCGATAGGCTTTGAGTTTTTCATGAAACTGCATGCTTGCAAGTCCTTCTTGAGAAATTTTGGATAACTATACCATACTCAGGTACTGCAAGAGCA contains the following coding sequences:
- a CDS encoding phosphatase PAP2 family protein, with translation MKRDVRTAFLLLFLFLLLVVLLLTLDVQPIGIEQSLVGLATINTAFHHCMGTHLLWYVITDWLGIAALLTACLFAAVGFFQLVKGKSFRRVDVSLLILGAFYIGVLALYLFFETCILNYRPHLIAGPMEASFPSSHTLIVLFIMASANVQMPSYVSNPTAVKILRGFSTLIIAVTILGRLYSGVHWFTDVLGGVLLGSALVLLFRATVYRGDRV
- a CDS encoding helix-turn-helix transcriptional regulator is translated as MQFHEKLKAYRSSYGLTQEQLGEKVFVSRVTISKWETGRGLPNLGSLQQLASLFGISVDELLGSNELVALAQTEVKNTVRQSHTLMFGLLDVLCVLLVFLPIFADGKGHSFTLYAFYPIALFLQPLMMALVILPSAFGVVELALQSRLSEIWGSRILKISLTLSLLLLLLLVNCRQPYPSTFVLCLVVAKGFILIKR